A single window of Cygnus olor isolate bCygOlo1 chromosome 10, bCygOlo1.pri.v2, whole genome shotgun sequence DNA harbors:
- the TWF2 gene encoding LOW QUALITY PROTEIN: twinfilin-2 (The sequence of the model RefSeq protein was modified relative to this genomic sequence to represent the inferred CDS: deleted 3 bases in 2 codons) — MTHQTGIHATTELRDFFARARNGSVRLIKVVIEDEQLVLGAHKELSRRWDMDYDAFVLPLLDEQQPCYVLYRLDSQNAQGYEWLFISWSPDNSPVRLKMLYAATRATVKKEFGGGHIKDEMFGTVKEDVSLSGYQKHVSSCSAPAPLTAAEQELQQIRINEGKVAQDPPSLAASRDMVGLHPPSMFLSPFSFRTRPLLSPRGVLLTVSPLPRLQGSCSQDSSTEVMVGGCCCCPSLVEYPGPEEVKTEISVESKHQTLQGLAFPLQLDAQQAIQALKQKKINYIQLKLDLERETIDLVHTSPTEIADLPKRIPQDSARYHFFLYKHSHEGDYLESVVFIYSMPGYKCSIKERMLYSSCKSRLLDTVEQEFCLEIAKKIEIDDGAELTAEFLYDEVHPKQHAFKQAFAKPKGPVGKRGQKRLIKGPGENGEDS; from the exons CCACCACGGAGTTAAGGGACTTTTTTGCCAGAGCCCGAAATGGTTCGGTTCGGCTCATCAAGGTCGTCATTGAGGACG aGCAGCTCGTTCTGGGAGCGCACAAAGAGCTGTCCCGGCGCTGGGACATGGACTACGATGCCTTCGTGCTGCCCTTGTTGGATGAGCAGCAGCCGTGCTATGTGCTATATCGCCTGGACAGCCAGAATGCCCAGGGCTACGAGTGGCTCTTCATCTCCTGGTCCCCTGACAACTCCCCG GTCAGGCTGAAGATGCTGTATGCCGCAACCAGAGCAACGGTGAAGAAGGAGTTTGGAGGGGGGCACATTAAGGACGAGATGTTTGGAACAGTTAAG GAGGACGTGTCCCTGAGCGGCTACCAGAAGCACGTCTCCTCCTGCTCCGCGCCCGCCCCGCTGACTGCAGCCGAACAGGAGCTCCAGCAGATCCGCATCAACGAG GGTAAAGTGGCCCAG GACCCGCCTTccctggctgccagcagagacATGGTAGGCCTCCATCCTCCCAGCATGTTCCTTTCCCCCTTCTCGTTTCGAACGAGACCCCTG TTGTCCCCGCGTGGGGTGCTGTTGACGGTGTCTCCTCTC CCACGCTTGCAGGGCTCCTGCTCCCAGGACTCGAGCACGGAGGTG ATGGTAGGGGGCTGTTGCTGCTGCCCATCGCTGGTAGAGTACCCCGGCCCCGAGGAG GTGAAGACAGAGATCAGCGTGGAGAGCAAGCACCAGACCCTGCAGGGCCTGGCCTTCCCCCTGCAGCTGGACGCGCAGCAGGCTATCCAGGCactaaagcagaagaaaatcaacTACATCCAGCTG AAGCTGGATCTGGAGCGGGAGACCATTGACCTGGTGCACACAAGCCCCACAGAGATAGCTGACCTGCCCAAGAGGATCCCCCAGGACTCAGCTCGCTACCATTTCTTCCTGTACAAGCACTCACATGAGGGAGACTACCTGGAGTCTGTCG TGTTTATCTACTCCATGCCTGGGTACAAGTGCAGCATCAAGGAACGCATGCTCTACTCCAGCTGCAAGAGCCGGTTGCTTGACACTGTGGAGCAAGAGTTTTGTCTGGAGATAGCAAAGAAG ATTGAGATTGATGATGGAGCTGAGCTGACGGCTGAGTTCCTCTATGACGAGGTGCACCCCAAGCAGCACGCCTTCAAGCAGGCCTTCGCCAAGCCCAAGGGGCCCGTGGGGAAACGGGGACAGAAGCGGCTGATCAAAGGCCCGGGAGAGAATGGCGAAGACAGTTAG
- the ALAS1 gene encoding 5-aminolevulinate synthase, nonspecific, mitochondrial isoform X2 produces the protein MEAVVRRCPFLARVSQAFLQKAGPSLLLYAQHCPKMMEAAPPTAARGLAGSAARGQQAGETPAAQPEGKNAKDVARQSTDGSQPPAGHPPAAAGHSSAMKCPFLAAQMSHKNSNVFCKASIELQEDVKEMQADRKVCLISAVSTFQYDQFFERKIDEKKKDHTYRVFKTVNRKAQIFPMADDYSDSLITKKEVSVWCSNDYLGMSRHPRVCGAVMDTLKQHGAGAGGTRNISGTSKFHVDLEKELADLHGKDAALLFSSCFVANDSTLFTLAKMLPGCEIYSDSGNHASMIQGIRNSRVPKHIFRHNDVSHLRELLKKSDPSTPKIVAFETVHSMDGAVCPLEELCDVAHEHGAITFVDEVHAVGLYGARGGGIGDRDGIMHKMDIISGTLGKAFGCVGGYISSTSSLIDTVRSYAAGFIFTTSLPPMLLAGALESVRTLKSAEGQVLRRQHQRNVKLMRQMLMDAGLPVVHCPSHIIPVRVADAAKNTEICDRLMSQHSIYVQAINYPTVPRGEELLRIAPTPHHTPQMMSYFLEKLLATWKDVGLELKPHSSAECNFCRRPLHFEVMSERERSYFSGMSKLVSVSA, from the exons ATGGAGGCGGTGGTGCGGCGCTGCCCGTTCCTGGCCCGCGTCTCGCAGGCCTTCCTGCAGAAGGCCgggccctccctgctgctctacGCCCAGCACTGCCCCAAGATGATGGAGGCGGCACCCCCGACCGCCGCCCGAGGCCTAGCCGGCTCCGCCGCCCGGGGGCAGCAGGCGGGGGAGACCCCCGCGGCCCAGCCGG AGGGCAAAAATGCCAAAGATGTGGCCCGGCAGAGTACAGATGGATCCCAgccacctgctggccacccgcctgctgctgctggccataGCTCTGCTATGAAATGCCCGTTCCTGGCAGCTCAGATGAGCCACAAGAACAGCAATGTCTTCTGCAAAGCCAGCATTGAACTTCAAGAGGATGTGAAGGAAATGCAGGCGGACAGGAAAG TCTGTCTCATTTCAGCCGTATCCACCTTCCAGTACGATCAGTTCTTTGAGAGAAAGatagatgaaaagaagaaagatcacACCTATCGAGTATTCAAAACAGTGAACCGAAAGGCACAGATCTTTCCCATGGCAGATGACTACTCTGATTCTCTGATCACCAAGAAGGAGGTGTCCGTCTGGTGCAGCAACGATTACCTGGGCATGAGTCGTCATCCCCGTGTGTGTGGAGCAGTTAT GGATACACTGAAACAGCatggtgctggagcaggaggcacAAGAAATATTTCGGGAACAAGCAAATTTCATGTTGATTTGGAGAAAGAACTAGCTGATCTTCATGGAAAAGATGCAGCACTGCTGTTCTCCTCCTGTTTTGTAGCCAATGATTCCACCCTCTTTACTCTAGCTAAAATGCTGCCAG GCTGTGAGATCTACTCTGATTCTGGAAACCATGCCTCCATGATCCAGGGGATTCGGAACAGCAGGGTACCGAAACACATATTTCGCCATAATGATGTCAGCCATCTTCGAGAACTATTGAAGAAGTCTGATCCATCTACCCCTAAAATTGTTGCATTTGAAACTGTGCACTCAATGGATG GTGCTGTCTGTCCTCTGGAAGAGCTGTGTGATGTGGCCCACGAACATGGAGCAATCACTTTTGTGGACGAAGTGCATGCTGTGGGGCTGTATGGAGCTCGAGGTGGCGGTATCGGAGACCGGGATGGAATCATGCACAAGATGGACATCATCTCTGGAACGCTTG gCAAAGCATTTGGTTGTGTAGGAGGATACATCTCCAGTACAAGTTCCCTGATAGACACTGTTCGTTCATATGCTGCTGGCTTTATCTTCACAACATCCCTGCCACCCATGCTCTTAGCTGGCGCCCTAGAATCTGTCCGAACTCTGAAGAGTGCGGAGGGGCAAGTGCTGAGGCGCCAGCACCAACGCAATGTGAAGCTTATGAGACAAATGCTGATGGATGCAGGGCTTCCTGTGGTGCACTGCCCAAGTCACATCATTCCAGTAAGG GTTGCAGATGCtgctaaaaatacagagatCTGTGACAGGCTAATGAGCCAACACAGCATCTATGTCCAAGCAATCAACTACCCCACAGTCCCCCGTGGAGAAGAGCTGCTACGTATTGCCCCTACACCTCACCATACCCCTCAGATGATGAGTTATTTTCTTG AAAAACTGCTGGCTACATGGAAGGATGTTGGTCTGGAGCTGAAACCACACTCATCAGCTGAATGTAACTTCTGTAGAAGACCTCTACATTTTGAAGTGATGAGTGAACGGGAAAGATCTTACTTCAGTGGAATGAGCAAATTAGTATCTGTCAGTGCATGA
- the ALAS1 gene encoding 5-aminolevulinate synthase, nonspecific, mitochondrial isoform X1 encodes MEAVVRRCPFLARVSQAFLQKAGPSLLLYAQHCPKMMEAAPPTAARGLAGSAARGQQAGETPAAQPEGKNAKDVARQSTDGSQPPAGHPPAAAGHSSAMKCPFLAAQMSHKNSNVFCKASIELQEDVKEMQADRKGKEFASVTTTSPVRNTETEGEEQSGLLKRFNDIMLKQRPESVSHLLQDNLPKSVSTFQYDQFFERKIDEKKKDHTYRVFKTVNRKAQIFPMADDYSDSLITKKEVSVWCSNDYLGMSRHPRVCGAVMDTLKQHGAGAGGTRNISGTSKFHVDLEKELADLHGKDAALLFSSCFVANDSTLFTLAKMLPGCEIYSDSGNHASMIQGIRNSRVPKHIFRHNDVSHLRELLKKSDPSTPKIVAFETVHSMDGAVCPLEELCDVAHEHGAITFVDEVHAVGLYGARGGGIGDRDGIMHKMDIISGTLGKAFGCVGGYISSTSSLIDTVRSYAAGFIFTTSLPPMLLAGALESVRTLKSAEGQVLRRQHQRNVKLMRQMLMDAGLPVVHCPSHIIPVRVADAAKNTEICDRLMSQHSIYVQAINYPTVPRGEELLRIAPTPHHTPQMMSYFLEKLLATWKDVGLELKPHSSAECNFCRRPLHFEVMSERERSYFSGMSKLVSVSA; translated from the exons ATGGAGGCGGTGGTGCGGCGCTGCCCGTTCCTGGCCCGCGTCTCGCAGGCCTTCCTGCAGAAGGCCgggccctccctgctgctctacGCCCAGCACTGCCCCAAGATGATGGAGGCGGCACCCCCGACCGCCGCCCGAGGCCTAGCCGGCTCCGCCGCCCGGGGGCAGCAGGCGGGGGAGACCCCCGCGGCCCAGCCGG AGGGCAAAAATGCCAAAGATGTGGCCCGGCAGAGTACAGATGGATCCCAgccacctgctggccacccgcctgctgctgctggccataGCTCTGCTATGAAATGCCCGTTCCTGGCAGCTCAGATGAGCCACAAGAACAGCAATGTCTTCTGCAAAGCCAGCATTGAACTTCAAGAGGATGTGAAGGAAATGCAGGCGGACAGGAAAG GTAAAGAATTTGCCAGTGTAACAACTACTTCCCCAGTGAGGAACACTgagacagagggagaagagcagagTGGCTTGCTCAAGAGGTTTAACGATATTATGCTGAAGCAAAGACCTGAGAGCGTGTCTCATCTGCTTCAGGATAACTTGCCAAAAT CCGTATCCACCTTCCAGTACGATCAGTTCTTTGAGAGAAAGatagatgaaaagaagaaagatcacACCTATCGAGTATTCAAAACAGTGAACCGAAAGGCACAGATCTTTCCCATGGCAGATGACTACTCTGATTCTCTGATCACCAAGAAGGAGGTGTCCGTCTGGTGCAGCAACGATTACCTGGGCATGAGTCGTCATCCCCGTGTGTGTGGAGCAGTTAT GGATACACTGAAACAGCatggtgctggagcaggaggcacAAGAAATATTTCGGGAACAAGCAAATTTCATGTTGATTTGGAGAAAGAACTAGCTGATCTTCATGGAAAAGATGCAGCACTGCTGTTCTCCTCCTGTTTTGTAGCCAATGATTCCACCCTCTTTACTCTAGCTAAAATGCTGCCAG GCTGTGAGATCTACTCTGATTCTGGAAACCATGCCTCCATGATCCAGGGGATTCGGAACAGCAGGGTACCGAAACACATATTTCGCCATAATGATGTCAGCCATCTTCGAGAACTATTGAAGAAGTCTGATCCATCTACCCCTAAAATTGTTGCATTTGAAACTGTGCACTCAATGGATG GTGCTGTCTGTCCTCTGGAAGAGCTGTGTGATGTGGCCCACGAACATGGAGCAATCACTTTTGTGGACGAAGTGCATGCTGTGGGGCTGTATGGAGCTCGAGGTGGCGGTATCGGAGACCGGGATGGAATCATGCACAAGATGGACATCATCTCTGGAACGCTTG gCAAAGCATTTGGTTGTGTAGGAGGATACATCTCCAGTACAAGTTCCCTGATAGACACTGTTCGTTCATATGCTGCTGGCTTTATCTTCACAACATCCCTGCCACCCATGCTCTTAGCTGGCGCCCTAGAATCTGTCCGAACTCTGAAGAGTGCGGAGGGGCAAGTGCTGAGGCGCCAGCACCAACGCAATGTGAAGCTTATGAGACAAATGCTGATGGATGCAGGGCTTCCTGTGGTGCACTGCCCAAGTCACATCATTCCAGTAAGG GTTGCAGATGCtgctaaaaatacagagatCTGTGACAGGCTAATGAGCCAACACAGCATCTATGTCCAAGCAATCAACTACCCCACAGTCCCCCGTGGAGAAGAGCTGCTACGTATTGCCCCTACACCTCACCATACCCCTCAGATGATGAGTTATTTTCTTG AAAAACTGCTGGCTACATGGAAGGATGTTGGTCTGGAGCTGAAACCACACTCATCAGCTGAATGTAACTTCTGTAGAAGACCTCTACATTTTGAAGTGATGAGTGAACGGGAAAGATCTTACTTCAGTGGAATGAGCAAATTAGTATCTGTCAGTGCATGA